In Opitutaceae bacterium TAV5, one genomic interval encodes:
- a CDS encoding sugar ABC transporter substrate-binding protein — protein MKRILPWIGLCLLLAAFATAALRVFNRARISADGAAADTAVIHLRFAHVTIHEGIVRSYDDAIREYERLNPGVRVEQIRVPLKLWASWLRTQMVGGTAPDIADMDRGQADEFLARFFLPLDPWTEQPNPWNAGTPLEGVPWRDTFIDGLVSAPAYRASLQQVYGIPLTVGTVRVFANAELLRQITGSEEPPRDYAAFMELCHRIRDYARERGVPIVPVAGSQTHALPILRHLFASQTQKLALQINPYQSLAFSARDVALGYLRGDWNWSRTPAVMDGVAIMGEVGRQTVEGFAQLQREDSMFYFTQRRAVMLATGSWEADTVITQTPFRLTAFTVPVPLPEDPQFGRNVLGPVSELGIPPGNAMGVTRASLNADRAVDFLRFLTSQSVSQRVMTESNRLSSVVGVTPPPGLEVFEPLSDGWPSGFSCELTGVAAGGPGECSRIYRGQLHELVGPRGSAENFARVMDELFPEAVRADLRSAIRDTSRNSRAEDGVLTAFWLAPGEGDDARASRLREAQTLRELEAAQMEYGLKNWTLSAERRRPGP, from the coding sequence ATGAAACGCATCCTTCCCTGGATCGGCCTCTGCCTGTTGCTCGCGGCCTTCGCGACCGCCGCCCTGCGTGTGTTCAACCGGGCGCGCATCTCCGCCGACGGGGCGGCCGCCGACACCGCCGTCATCCATCTCCGCTTCGCGCACGTGACGATCCACGAAGGCATCGTGCGCTCCTACGACGACGCCATCCGAGAGTACGAGCGGCTCAATCCCGGCGTGCGCGTCGAGCAGATCCGCGTGCCGCTCAAGCTCTGGGCCTCGTGGCTGCGCACGCAGATGGTGGGCGGCACCGCGCCCGACATCGCCGACATGGACCGCGGCCAGGCCGACGAGTTTCTCGCGCGTTTTTTCCTGCCGCTCGACCCGTGGACCGAGCAGCCCAACCCCTGGAACGCCGGCACGCCGCTGGAAGGCGTCCCCTGGCGCGACACCTTCATCGACGGCCTCGTCAGCGCGCCCGCCTACCGCGCCTCGTTGCAGCAGGTTTACGGCATTCCCCTGACCGTCGGCACCGTGCGTGTCTTCGCCAATGCCGAGCTTCTCCGTCAGATCACCGGTTCGGAAGAACCTCCCCGCGACTACGCCGCATTCATGGAGCTGTGCCACCGCATCCGGGACTACGCCCGCGAGCGCGGGGTGCCGATCGTGCCCGTCGCCGGCTCGCAGACGCACGCCCTGCCCATCCTCCGGCATCTCTTCGCCAGCCAGACGCAGAAGCTCGCCTTGCAGATCAACCCTTACCAAAGCCTCGCGTTCTCCGCGCGCGACGTGGCCCTGGGCTACCTGCGCGGCGACTGGAACTGGAGCCGCACGCCCGCCGTCATGGACGGCGTCGCCATCATGGGCGAGGTGGGCCGGCAGACGGTCGAGGGTTTTGCCCAGCTCCAGCGCGAGGACAGCATGTTTTACTTCACGCAGCGCCGGGCCGTCATGCTCGCCACGGGTAGTTGGGAAGCGGATACGGTGATCACACAGACGCCCTTCCGGCTCACGGCATTCACCGTGCCGGTGCCGCTGCCGGAGGATCCGCAGTTCGGGCGCAATGTGCTCGGCCCGGTCTCCGAACTCGGCATCCCGCCGGGCAACGCGATGGGCGTCACCCGGGCCTCGCTGAACGCCGACCGGGCGGTGGATTTCCTGCGGTTTCTCACGAGCCAGTCCGTGTCGCAGCGGGTGATGACGGAGTCCAACCGCCTTTCGTCGGTGGTCGGGGTGACGCCGCCGCCCGGTCTCGAGGTGTTCGAACCGTTGTCCGACGGCTGGCCGTCGGGATTCTCGTGCGAACTGACCGGCGTGGCCGCGGGCGGCCCCGGCGAGTGCTCGCGAATCTATCGCGGGCAGCTTCACGAGCTGGTGGGGCCGCGCGGCTCGGCGGAAAATTTTGCGCGTGTGATGGACGAACTGTTTCCGGAGGCGGTGCGCGCCGACCTGCGCTCGGCCATCCGCGACACGAGCCGCAACAGCCGGGCCGAGGACGGCGTGCTGACGGCCTTCTGGCTCGCGCCGGGCGAGGGCGACGACGCGCGCGCCAGCCGCCTGCGCGAGGCGCAGACGCTCCGCGAACTCGAGGCCGCGCAGATGGAGTATGGTCTGAAAAACTGGACGCTGTCCGCGGAGCGGCGTCGTCCCGGGCCTTGA